The following are from one region of the Coffea eugenioides isolate CCC68of chromosome 2, Ceug_1.0, whole genome shotgun sequence genome:
- the LOC113763599 gene encoding putative uncharacterized protein DDB_G0287975, whose product MQIKVKCSCGQGNCPEWAILELQGVVEAQPSFQDRLRNLHIGLLCRPSSQESYTFTVGYHELTGTKVPLKKPILVLKKTRVSDEDVVEGEGEEEKDSGGDIASPSNSRVQLAVIGIIRHKILFKTRPKALISGPQTVAMGKISTPSSLAPNCGYTFA is encoded by the exons ATGCAGATAAAGGTGAAGTGCAGCTGCGGTCAAGGCAATTGCCCGGAATGGGCAATTCTGGAACTCCAAGGCGTGGTTGAGGCCCAGCCCTCCTTTCAAGATCGCCTCCGCAATCTCCATATCGGCCTTCTCTGCCGACCCTCGTCTCAG GAAAGTTACACGTTTACAGTAGGGTACCACGAGTTGACGGGGACGAAGGTGCCCCTGAAGAAGCCTATTTTGGTGTTGAAGAAAACTAGGGTCTCAGATGAGGATGTGGTTgaaggagagggagaggaagagAAGGATAGTGGAGGGGATATTGCTTCTCCGTCAAATTCAAGGGTACAATTGGCTGTCATTGGAATTATTCGCCACAAGATATTGTTCAAGACCAGACCAAAGGCGCTCATCTCTG GACCTCAAACTGTTGCCATGGGAAAAATCAGTACGCCAAGTTCCCTTGCGCCAAATTGTGGATATACCTTTGCCTGA